A window of Pseudoliparis swirei isolate HS2019 ecotype Mariana Trench chromosome 2, NWPU_hadal_v1, whole genome shotgun sequence genomic DNA:
ACGGGTCCGTCTGCGTTTCACTCTCCCTGTAGTCTGTCTGGACCCCCACCGTGACGTGGCTGGGCTGTTTAGTATGCTGAGCATTTTTTCCAGCAGAATATATAAAGTCTTCTCTGGTGAGACACAGTGAGAGGATACAGCGTCAAACAGCTGAGTGGCACAACGGGTTTGGCTGGAGAATAAAGAAGCCCGATGAAGAAACCATCGTGGTACTTACTGAGGCGACGCAAAAATGGCTTGAGGGGCCACCTGCTGTCCGAAGGGCACCAGAGGGCTGAGGGGAACAGAGCGGAACACCTCGTCAGAGAGACGGTCATTGTGTAAAGTGGCAGCGGGGCGGTTATCTTTCATAAACTGTCATAATATCAGCTTGAGGAAACTGCTGCACAATTGAGTTATCGTGGTTGTGTtccacaggcacgtgcacagacatgtcgaggggcaggtgctcaaaccaaaaaaaagggaacccatcgccaaaatgatttatcTACTAAtaactgtaacttgaagttagcaagtaattggttgctacgcaacacctgaaacacattgtgtcgtgagaagacatgagagctgaacaaaatgacttGTTTTCTatcacaattacaatttattttcattacaaaatgataggagcgaaaaatgacATAACAAACGCTGGAGggtggagcatgtcggggccagattctcacaagaactcaaataaatgccccgtcagatatcaaaacacatttggggggaattgatcacagagtcatttttattcttaaatacttattaatgaagaaaaaatgtgtctccagcaaaaagggcacttttctcatccagggcaaaaggggaggagcttgagccccACGTGGGGTCCGTCTGTGCACgtggctgctgctccaccataTCCACAgttgtgaatgagtgagtgtccACAGGCTAATCAAACCGTTTGAAGTATTTCCAGCGATCAACTCCGGTGACATGGCACTCCTCCCTCTTCAGCCATGGCTGAGCATTTGGAATAACCCTGTCAAGAAGATGATGCATATTTGCGATGAGTAACATAAGCTTTAATTAATACTGGGTGACTGTAATAGCTGATTACGATGGCGTCTGCAAGTGTTACCCAGCCAGCTGCTGCAAGGCCTCTCTACGCTGCTCCGCGTGGCCTCGCCAGCGGCGGTCAATGAAGGCCGGTACCGGGTCTGCCGGTTGCAGCTGAACGGTGTACCGTGGGTGGTGGGGCAGTTCACTGAACATACACCCAAACTCAGGCACTCTCTTCTGACAAGGGCAGAAAGAAATACAGGTCAGCGAGAGAGATCGCGGCCCTGGGTCCCAGTTGAAGAGCTTTGTTGTGTTCACAgtgtgaaataaaatatattatttagttATATACCCAGTACATTATTACATTGTATGCTTGTATCTAATTCATGTGTTTGTCAGCTTGAAACAAACACTGTTCTGACAAATAGATTGGTGACATGTTAGATgggtttattattatcatctttATTTAAAGAGGGACCATGTAccgttaaaacataaatgtcaccattcgaTGCGAAGTttagcttcagctaatttgcatctgtagtcccttaacagaccataactagaacgggcactcggtagagcgcataccttcgcatatcacaagattgggcattgaattatgaacattttggcattagttgcatgccaattggatataaattgaccgcactatatggtcaaaagaagatgttgaccttttcatgaccttgaccatgacctttgacacgatcgatcccaaaatctaatcaaatggtccccggataataaccaatcatcccaccaaatttcatgcgattcggtttaatacttttttacttatgcgaataacacgcatacaaataaataaataaataaataaatacacggtgatcaaaacattaccttccgcattttcaatgcgaaggtaataaacataaaacaataacaaatagtacaggataaatatagacagtgcaaAGTTACAGTACAGCCAATTAACAGACACCAAATTAAATTTAACAAGAATATACTATTTAAAAGCAAGtaatacacacaattaaaagcAAGTATTAAAAACTATTAAAGGTAAGTTTACCGCATATTTGTAAACAACACACGTGTAAAGGAAACTCTTGTATGAGAGAATCTGTGAGCAACAGAACTTCACCAACTTAAAACCTCTGGCAATGAGTTTAACTATAGAATCAACCTATGTCTATTGTTTAAGACGAAGAATTGCTGAGCCTAAATGAGTCATGCCTCTAATTAGTACATGGGCAAAAATAATAAGAGTTACAGCACAGATTGTTAGTTAATATCATGTCAAGATATCAGCTGGTGTTTGCTTGAGGACAGAAGTAATGCAACTTACTATTCGGTCCTTAGAGGCGTAGACCTTGAGACTGGACCTGGCGTGGTCCACCTCCGAGGACACCGTGTAAACGGGATCTGTGGTGGGGGGGAAACAGTTGAGAAACGCTGACGTCATCCACACGATGGCTGTATATTTGAGTCTCTACTCACCGTACAGGTGGTCATACACCCGCTGCCGCCGCACAGCGTTCGAGAGCCCGTCTGGCCTCGGGTGTGTCTGAGTGATCGTTAAACTCATTTTATCATCTCCATTAAAAACCGTGCTTTGCATCCGCGGGTTTCTCTTCCGGCCGGCGATGTCTCTGCTGGCTGGGTTACCATGGAGACGGACAACTCAAACGTTGTAAAGTGGGCGGAGTTATTATAATTTATGCAAAACCTCTATTAAatgcacaaaatatatatgtataatgtatttatatatatatatatgtatacatatattaatttaaatgaaaaaaaccatatatgtatatatatatatgtatatgtatatgtgtctatatgtatatagatacatatatatatatatatttatatatatagacacatatatatatatatatatatatatatatatatacaacgtTGCCCCACACGACTTACAATGTAAGACCATTTATGACACTGTGgtgaacaaataaatatccTGAAACTTGTTTATAATGTGAAACTCTCAAAATGACTTATGATCTCATAAATATGATTTCAAATCTCATAAGTATGATTTAGTATCTAATACTACTGAGATGGTAGCTCATAATTCCCCccagtgatttaaaagaaagtACATATAATTTGTTTCATGTTATGTTTGTACATTTGTTCTATGTGTACATCTTGATACATATGATACAAcagctgtttatttataaagcatgtgtagttctttgttttttgttttttacttgtgatgtTAAAGAAAGATCATGTCATGTTATATCTAGTTAACATACAGTCTCAATATTTTAAAACAGTGCCACAACATGTATCAACTagtcctaaaaataaaaaaaagatgttgcttATTGTTATTGCATTTAGACCAAGAAGTAGAATAGTTTGTTTCAATGTTAATGTGAAACTTTTATTGAGATATCCGTCTGGGGTTATTTGATTTGAGAGTTTATCTGACACTACAAGTCAGTAACTgtttttatgattcatttacTGAAGACATATTCATTGTTTCACTtcatacatctctctctctcttttttttttctttttcttggagCATATTTTTGGTTCGCCAAAAAAGGCTGCTTTTGACATCAACAGGAAGTCTGCATTATCAAAGgaaacagacatacacacacacacacacacacacacacacacacacacacacatatacacacacacacacacacacacacacttctctcttCCTTAAAGTTTTGTTATGGATTTGAGGAACATAGCTGACCAAAGCAACATTTATTTGCAGCTGGAAGGTGTTGTAACTAGTTTTCGTGCCAGCTCACAGTCAGCTGAACGTCTGTTATTTTTGTTGAATAAACATTGTCTATTATTAGCTCTTAGAAATAGGAGAACAACTTTGTGTACTGGTAAAAGCTTGGATTACAGCAATTATTTTTTGAGGAGGTGTAAATAAATGGCTTGTTTTTCTGTCCAACCAGAAGATTTGATGTTGGCCTCCTTTTCAGAAATTGAATATCTGCATTTAATGTTCATTATCAGAGGAACCACGagtcctccagctgctgtcaggctgcacaacaaaatgCAGTAGACTCagcactttaacctgctggaaatttactttggtcactgccgtgtgtatatattttgtttatttttgtttcctctgtctatttagtatttagcatttagtattgttattctATCCATTTCATTATCCATACCGcctatcctcattagggtctcTGGAGCCGATGCCAGCTTACATTGGGCgaagggttcaccctggacaggtcgccagtccatccagggctcacatagagacagacaaccattcactctcacattcacacatatgggcaatttagacatcaattaacctgagctgcatgtctttggactgtgggaggaagccggagaacccagagggaacccacgctgctacggggagaacatgcaaactccacacagaaggaccgccccgaccgggaatttaacccacagccctcttgctgtgaggtgacagtgctagccactacaccaccgtgcagccagtattgttattgtgttttaaattttttttgtattaatgctctaatgtgagatcctgaaatgtccccactgtgggactaataaaggattatctaatctatctaatctaatctaatcacaGTGAAGGGCAGAATGGTAGTACACTCAACAGAAGGAAACGTCCAGTTGTTATTGTTCATCCACCCAGTCTCATATCAAGAAGTCTCATTGCATGATGTACTCATGAACCACAAACTCCGCGTTGACTTTGCAGATCATAACCACACACCTCCGAAGGCATCGCTGTCACTTATCCTCTCATCTATAAACTGCGCTGTGTGACCGTTGACGAGTAGGATGTTCCTCCACCAGCAGATATGAGACCGCAACCAAATTACACTTACTCAGCAAAAACAAGTTCCACTCTATAATAAAACTATATTCAGTGAAACATAACTGAAAGTCATACACAGACCTTCCAATGAATCACACCTTCGTGAAGGTTGCATGTGTTTTAAAGAAGTGTAGATTCGACTGTATGGTAACTTTGGAGGCTTTGTAGATTGTGCTGCTGTTGCATTTTATCATGTTGTATAGTAAGAGGTGTTTATAATATTTTGCCTACACAACGAGGATAGGCTGCACCTCTCAGTGTAATGCAAGAGAGTCCTATTAACAATCGACACTGTCAGTCAGAATAAGATCTGAACATATTACAATTAAAGACAGTGGGATTTATTGTAAAGGCTATTGTATTATATGTTTGGGTATTCATATAGACATGCAGTCCACGCCATTTTGAATTATATCTATGGTATTGGTACAAATATAAATTGTGACTATCTGCTTTCCAACACAGTCTCGCTCAGAGGGCTCACACGTCGTCAGaggagtgtgactgtgtgtgtcgcCAGGAAGGAAACGGATGTCGTGTCAGACGTCATCCTaggtgtgaaaaaaaagaggaagatatTTGGTGTGGAAAGCAGtttggagagaggggggggagatgaaGGGAGGGATCATTGAGTCACATGTCCTTTTATAGTTCTTGGTCATCAGGAGTGTCAAGGGTATTCAGTTTGTCTGGATAAGAAGGAGGgaacataaatagagaaagggagagagagaagctgatGACCCAGGGTTGATGGTAGAACCGGGCGACTCCGTTTGATGAGCTGAGGGCCGAGGTTTCGGTGAAAGACTTGATGTGTTTCTTACTGGTTGCCAGTTTACAGAGGAACCTGAAGACCACTGGCGATGAGGGACATGACGTGGATTTACGCTGTGGTCGTCTTCCTGTCGTCTGAAGCTCGCGGCGTGGATACAGGTTGGAACACAATCTCCTTTTTACTGGTTTTAGCGCTTTGGGTTATTTAGCCTGAGTAGAGAAAACACCACATCGATGACCTCATCATCTGAAGTTGTCTCTGATAATTGGCAACATTGTTCATGTTATTAAAACTATAAGATTCATATTTTTCATGCTGTTTGAATGTGTCATTGTGTGGTACTTTATAGACTACTacatgcatgttttattttttattattttttatttatttaaccaggacatgcctcattgagattaaaaatctcctttacaagagggTCCTGGTcgagacagcagcagcacattacacccaatttcagacaatacaacataaaacagtgacagaggCAGAAACTGACATGGGAGGAATATCTTCCATAACCCATACGGTATCTAAACAAAGTTACCCCTCTATTCTGAATGAAGGAGCAGCGTGCCGCCACCAGCTTCCTCAGTGGAAATGATGACGATGAGTTCAGATCAGGGCGACACCTCGATGCACATTTCTTCCACACTGCGGTCtccgagaggaggaagaggcgctTCTGTTGAAATCGGCGGCTTTGCCATCCCACGTCATGCCCGCCAGCTGGTTTACACCGTCAGACGTCAACAGATCTCAGACTGCCCATCAAAGTCAGTCATTGAGTCCTGAATGTACACTACtggtcaaaagtttggagtcatttagaaatgtccttatattTCAAActaaagcattgtttttttcaaagaagttggcattaaattaatcataaatacactatattcattgttaatgtggtaaatgactattctctggtttttaatgacatctctacataggtgtatagaggcccatctccaatGTTCTAATAGTACATTGtgtcatcgccttagaagacaacggaggggtagaaaaccctcgaaaaccctttttatgagAGCACAGCTGAAACCAATtctgctggtgagagaagctataaaactggccttcctttgagacattaatatttcaaacacaacattttctgggtgaccccaaacttttgaacggtcgtgtatgaaAAGCAATACTAATGTTGAGCTTCTTCTAGTGTAGACGTGGCACAGGGAAGGTTATGAAGAGATGAAGTGAAACAAAAGATCAAAATAGTGCATTTTCTGCAGCAGTTGGTCACGTCAGACCGGTTTTAATCGAATGGCTTCACACCTTCACTAACGACTTATGAATAACAGACCAACCTGTTGATTGTTTCTCTGCTTTCAGAACAGATCACTAACGGCTGCTTTCCGACTGACGTGTGTTTTTCTTACTAACCTTTTCCTCACAcccacctccatctctctcaggAACTAATCAAAGCAAAACAGTGAACTCCAGCAAAGTTTATGGTAAACTCATTTTCTCCTTTTCGCTCcagctttttttttaccatagtcaTAAAATATTAGATTGGACTATGAATATTAAATAAGACTAATGGCACAGCTAGATGATACTCCATCCGTTATCAATCATTATTTAAAACGTTGAGTGCTTCTTttagtttaaatacataataaaatgaTTTGACAGGTGCTGAAGATTTAGTcatcctttttattttattttcgaaTGCAATTATGAAATATTAGTAGAAGGCTATACCAACTGTTTGTTATTAAAACAGTTCTCATTCAGTAGCTCATTGAATACATGTTTATATCTATTAAGTACTTCAATGTTAAACAATATATTTTGAAGGAATGTTTATGTTTGAgggaaattacattttattatatttgttctgTTGATAGTTATGAAATGTTGAATCCAATTCCTCAGAACCTATGTATGGTATTGTcagtaatataaatacatacaacacATGTgaacattttataaatgttctccataaatgtttttcattttaattttggtggtgttttttttgcagttcTACGTCATGTGTACAATTGaaacttgtttttatttgtttgcgtgtgtgtgtatattaggacacacacactgtgtagaGAAGAAACCCAAACCATGTATTCAGCACAGTCGTTGCACCACTCTGAGCATATACTTCATATCATGCAATACCCTTCTCTCTTTTCAGTTGTCAGACATGTAGCTTTCCGCCGGGGGAGTGAAGTGAACCTGACGTGCAGCAATAAGACGTGGAATGACTTGATGTTCGTGGTCTGGGTTATGACATTGCAAACCAAAAAAACCTGCAGAATAGCTTTTGAGAGCCGTGGCGAAAGCTACGATTCCTGCAAAGATGGCAAATCCCTCCGAAACACCTCCGGCGCCTTGTCCTACCTTCACATCTCAAAGTTTTCCGATGCCGACGAGGGGCTATACAAGTGTGAGTCGGTTTACACAGGAGGGAACGACCATCATGCCATCCACGTGACTATCATAGGTAGGACTCTTAACCTTCAATAGATTGATGATTTCAGCAGCCATGTAATCAATAACATTAACTTCTCAGAGGGTCACTGTAACAGGTAAGGGTGTCACATgcaggttccccccccccccacaaacatatatataagcatgatatttggtaatatctttGATTTGGACTGTAGACTGTGCCTCCTCTCTCGTGCCTCCATCCCTATGCCACCTCAGACACTAATCAGCTGATCCCctacagctgaggccaattaggcctcttcccggTACCTGTTCCCTAAGCcatcccccacacacctccacagctgagcctaaccacgccccagccaccacagTCACTTCACACAAATCACTGTGACAAAAATGAATACAACTCATCAGAATTtatgtttagatgttttctAGTGATTGGGTTGATCTGCAGGTCTATTCGGGGGAGTctcatttctcctgttttgtcttCCCAGTTGCTCCCACTACATCCGCCTGGTTGGAGCATAAAGACAACACGATGGTGGCGGTGTGCAGGGCTGAAAGAGGAAAACCTGCTGCCATCATCAGCTGGAGTCACACGGGGAACATCTCCTCGGTGGAAACGGGCTCAAATGGATTCTTAACAGTTGAAAGTCGCCTGGAGCTCCTGGAGGGAACGGACACAGGAAACTTGAGCTGCGTCGTCAGGCACCAGAACTGGACAGAGACAAGATTCTTGGCACTGAAACACGAACAAGGTCAGGCGTCTGCAGACTGGACCGTGTTAGatgtgtagtggccatttgtccaataaatcaaaaacaatcaTAAATCACATTTGCCACTGAGTTTGTGGTttacgcagccaaaagaaagtaaagtCCATTCAGGATGAAGTCTTTCtgatcatttattatttattgaactgaacaaaacaagcaaacaaacacaagaacaaaggaactcctCAGGCTGCCTCACCTGCGCTGGTAAAACAACTATAagcctacccaggtgcatgctggtcctgtacctgccgacatataaccacaggtgcccacagtgttacctaattagtgaacaaatgaataatcaaaagactaaatgtatctaaacaacaagaacaacaacaatgaattaaactaaaagCTATCACCAGAAAAAGCTATTCTAATCCGTAGGCCTACAAACATCTAATCTAAGTAAACAATGATTAAACAATAATACTtgtcaataaaataacaaaattataatatcaaataaatagctccaacaataaAATTGACTATAATTGATATTATAGTGGTTCATTTATGTGATGTTCTCTACTGAAAAGCTGCATATTACTAACACAACTTGAattatctctctcactctctgtctctctctctctctctgaaggtcaTCCCCCTTGGCTCTACGTCCTCGTTGTCGGGGTAATCGTTGTGCTTTTAGcaggatttttatttttcgcacataaaaaaataataaccttGAGGTAAGAATTTGTAAATGACTCACCATGACTACTTGTACGCTTTGTGAAGTCAACTCCTGGAGCTGATTTGGGCAAATCCACCTCTTGCAGGCGGTGCCGGCAGTCCGACCCCTCATCCTCCAAGTGTCCCCCGGTAGGTCGTCCTCTCTGTGTCCGCCGCTCATCGTTCTGTGTGTCTCACCGAGCTTTCCGCTTGACAGCTTTCTGCCTCTTGCAGGCCGAGGACGTGGAGGAAGTGGAGCCCTACGCCATCTACGTGCAACGAGTGAACTCCATCTATAGCTCATCTGCAGACTTGTTCACATAAAACCCCGctcacgcctcacacacacatttaaatgcacATTCTGTTTTTGAGAAATGTTGAAATAGTAATGAAAGAGGAGAGTGAGATTAAAGACTTCTGCTCAGAGAGGGAAGTCTCTCAGTTAAACTCTTCTGTTGACGTGTGTTGGGGTCATGGTTGACGTGCGACATGGAGAACATTAATGAAACATTATTAAagttctccatgttctcctcttACAAGTGAAAATTATTTCTTATTTGGAAAGAATATCGCCTTCAGCTGTACTCGATGTGCCAAGACTACAGAACGTTTGATATAATCATGAAATATATGGGTgggaatgataataataataataatatataggtgggaataataataataataattattattataattatatatacagtatatatattattatattatattatatatttataaactgtCACCTTTTAACAGATTCTAACTGTGGTCAACCACATAATATCCCAATTGGAGAACACGGGTGCCTGAAGATAATGTGGACAATATTATGTGAGGTATTCATGTATAATTATGTAATTGTGTGTATTGAACACATGTCCATTGAAGCGGAGCTCTTTAAAACAACAGTAAAAGTAAACAAGTACAGGATATATGTTTGAGCTTTTTTCCCACTGTggttaatatttaaaaaggttACATGTCAAGATCAAAGAGCAAACTGACACTTGCTTGAACCTTCACCTTTTGACCCCGTTTGATGAATATCACCACCAGAACATCCAGGTAAATGGTGAGTTTGGGGATTTAGGGTTAAGATTCTCATGGTGAGTGTAAACCCAAATCTAAAAAAATGGATTTCGTGGAAATGGAAAATGTTAAAAGGACTATTCTGCCATCTACTCGTTGAGATCCGAACAtcgtccatcatcatcatcatcatcatcagcaaacATCTAtgatctatgtaaagatatagttgAGTAATATCTACCTGAGAGTcggtctgcatgtgtgtgtgtgtgtgtgtgtgtgttaatattcAAGCTTCTCCTCGTCTTGTGGGTTCTGGGGGGCTTCATTAGTTCCTTGTATGGTTACAGGTGCTGTACCTGTTACCTGTAACCCTGTTAGCTCACTCAGCACTCAGGTTGATGTTCCTGCTGTTAGCTGTGAGCCAATGAGAGGCCATCCACATGCTCCCCTTCCTGCATCTGAGAAATCGGAATAATACTAATATgtatacccacaatgcaacaggttATGCTTGATGTAACCATTTCGCTGATACACACGCAACAATTTTCTTTATGTTAGCATTCTGCTCTTAAATTGCAGACTGcagctttaataataataataataataataataataataataataatacaagtttgcaaagtgctctacagagaatcaaggcaaaacaaatagaataatataaaataaaaaacagacaaactaaattaggggaaccaaagatctgcataaaaggacgacatcacttaaaagctgttctatagaaatgggttttaagaagtgatttaaatgaagttactgattcttcgagccttatcccctccggtAGGAAATGAGTCTCAACCTCACACTGATTATTTAGTtgaacagagaagaagaaactgtCAAATGCATTTCTGTCCCCGGATCATGACACACTTGGACTCcgcttagttttttttaaaggggaacacattcacatgattTGCTCTCTGAAATGTAGTAAATGTTCCACATATCGCAGTTTCGACCTTCATCGAGAGTATCGTCATGATTTCTCACAGACGTTTTCAGAGATTCAGTTGATGGATACAACTGAATCATGAACTAATGTGGTAAACGGGATTTTAATCGCCGCAAAATATCAATAAaaccacaaagaaacaaatgcaaCTTGGAGTAAATTACACAacctcacatgttcacatggatCCGGTCAAACATGGCGTCCTGTGGGTGGACACAGGCATATTCAAAATGCTCAAAGAAAGATATAACATTAATTCTCATTAAATATCTATTTGTATTCTATGCGGTGGTTCTCAGAAGTGACGCCACAAGATATGCACAAACTCTGCAAAGCAGTTTAAGAAGTTGGTTGTGGACACTCTTATAGAAACATTACGTTCTTCCACCTTGGATCGGATGAAGTAACAGTTATGGATACGGATTAAACTTTGAtctgcaaaaataataatagtaagaGCAGATGTGCCGTTACTAAAGGACCCATCCTGACTAGGAAGTCACGCTGCGGACGTGTTCATAGCTGCAGTATTCTACTTTCATGGTGGAGAAACCGCTTTTCCCCACATACAACCCATTgaagacaaacaaaaaatattcaaaGTAATTTCAAATTAACactaattaatttagattaaattagatatgtactttatttattcattcaatttTCTTTATTGCATGAGCAAgcatatttacaatatatacaataaaataaaataaaagagcagGGCGTATTAGGCTTACATTGAAGATTTTTtataaaaggaaagaaaaaatatatattttaattaaatagtaATGCAACGTGTGTTATGattaatggtgcgttcacaccggacgcgtcgaaaaaattctctacgcgtctgacgcagcagt
This region includes:
- the LOC130205758 gene encoding cilia- and flagella-associated protein 91-like, which produces MQSTVFNGDDKMSLTITQTHPRPDGLSNAVRRQRVYDHLYDPVYTVSSEVDHARSSLKVYASKDRIKRVPEFGCMFSELPHHPRYTVQLQPADPVPAFIDRRWRGHAEQRREALQQLAGVIPNAQPWLKREECHVTGVDRWKYFKRFD
- the si:ch211-214p13.9 gene encoding cell surface glycoprotein CD200 receptor 1-B isoform X1 yields the protein MRDMTWIYAVVVFLSSEARGVDTGTNQSKTVNSSKVYVVRHVAFRRGSEVNLTCSNKTWNDLMFVVWVMTLQTKKTCRIAFESRGESYDSCKDGKSLRNTSGALSYLHISKFSDADEGLYKCESVYTGGNDHHAIHVTIIVAPTTSAWLEHKDNTMVAVCRAERGKPAAIISWSHTGNISSVETGSNGFLTVESRLELLEGTDTGNLSCVVRHQNWTETRFLALKHEQGHPPWLYVLVVGVIVVLLAGFLFFAHKKIITLRRCRQSDPSSSKCPPAEDVEEVEPYAIYVQRVNSIYSSSADLFT
- the si:ch211-214p13.9 gene encoding cell surface glycoprotein CD200 receptor 1-B isoform X2, with translation MRDMTWIYAVVVFLSSEARGVDTVVRHVAFRRGSEVNLTCSNKTWNDLMFVVWVMTLQTKKTCRIAFESRGESYDSCKDGKSLRNTSGALSYLHISKFSDADEGLYKCESVYTGGNDHHAIHVTIIVAPTTSAWLEHKDNTMVAVCRAERGKPAAIISWSHTGNISSVETGSNGFLTVESRLELLEGTDTGNLSCVVRHQNWTETRFLALKHEQGHPPWLYVLVVGVIVVLLAGFLFFAHKKIITLRRCRQSDPSSSKCPPAEDVEEVEPYAIYVQRVNSIYSSSADLFT